Within Schaalia sp. HMT-172, the genomic segment CCTGGGGGCGGCACTTCGTAGCGCCCAATCAGGGAAGCTGGAGTGCGCCCTCGATCACGCGCGCGACGCCTTCGATAACGAGGGGGCCTCGATCGAGTTGCGCCTCGAGGCCGCCAAGCTCTGCATCGACTGGCACGCCGCCCTGGGCGCCTACGGGCAGTGCCGCAAGGTGGCGGCCGACGCGGCTCGCCTCGGTGCGTGCTACCTCGAGCGCGACCATCCGCTCATTCTCATGCTGCGTAACTCCGAGGCCTACTGGCTGGCCGTCTTGGGGTGTGAAGACATGGCCGCGCGCAAGTTCTCCGCTCTGGTGGCCGACGTCAAAAGCTGCCCGAATCTGGATCCTCAGCTGGCATTCGCGATCCGCAACAACTCCGCCATGCCGTGGAAGAGCACTGGCAAGTGGGCGAAAGCCGCGCGCGTGTACCGCGAGCTCCTGGCCGACATGGAACCTCAGTGCGAGGCTGAGGACATGACGGTGCTGACGGTGCGCGACAACCTCGCCGAGGTCTTGTCGGCGGACCGCCAGTATGAGGAGGCTCTTCGCCTGTATGAGATCAACATGGAGGCGCTGCTGCGCATCACCGATCGCGGCGATTGGAGGGTGTTGCGGCTGCGCAACGAGATCGCGCGCAACACCTGGATGGGCGGGGACCGTGAGGCGGGGGAGGACCTGTGGACGGTCCTTGCCGAGGACTGCCGCAGGTACCTCGGGGACCGTGACGAGTTCACGGCCCGCATTCGAACGATCCTGCTGATGCTGGCCACCCTGCGTGGAGACGAGGAGAAAGCCATGTCGATCGCCCGCAAGCTCCAGGCCGACCATCCCGACGATTGGGACGAGTGCGACATGAGCGAGGCTGTGGCGTTGCTCGCCGAGGCTGGCATCACCGGGGAGGATTTCCGCTAGCGGTGTGAGGCTGGGCTCCTGTGCGCGACCTCCCGCCCCATAAGTCGCACAACAGGGCACGTCAATGGGACGATAAAGAGGTTAACGACTTCACGGAGGTACACGTGCCCATCCCCACGCCCGCGCAGCAGGCGCAGATCCGCCCGTCCCACACCCCGCAGGCGCAGATCCGTAACTTCTGCATCATCGCTCACATCGATCACGGGAAGTCGACGCTCGCGGACCGTATGCTCCAGCTGACCGGCGTCGTCGAGGCACGCGAGATGCGCGACCAGTATCTCGATCGTATGGACATCGAACGCGAGCGCGGCATCACGATCAAGAGCCAGGCGGTGCGTATGCCGTGGGCGTACGGTGACGTGCCCTACGCCCTCAACATGATCGACACGCCCGGACACGTGGACTTCACCTACGAGGTGTCCCGCTCCCTGGCCGCCTGCGAGGGCGCGGTCCTCCTGATCGACGCCGCGCAGGGCATCGAGGCTCAGACGCTCGCGAACCTGTACCTGGCCCTCGAGAACGACCTGGCGATCATCCCAGTGCTCAACAAGATTGACTTGCCCGGCGCCCAGCCCGAGAAGTATGCGCACGAGGTCGCCCAGCTGATCGGCTGCGACGAGGACGAGGTCCTGAAGGTCTCGGGTAAGACCGGCGAGGGTGTTGAGGAGCTCCTCGACCGAATCGTCGAGGTCGTTCCCGCCCCCGAGGGCGCCCCCGATGCGCCGACGCGAGCCATGATCTTCGACTCCGTCTACGACACCTACCGCGGTGTGGTGACATACGTCCGCGTGGTCGACGGCGTGCTGTCGACCCGTCAGCGCGTGCGCATGATGTCCACGGGCGCCACGCACGAGCTCCTCGAGCTGGGCGTCATCTCGCCCGAGCCCAAGCCCGAGGAGGGGATTGGCGCCGGAGAGGTGGGCTACCTGATCACGGGCGTGAAGGACGTGCGTCAGTCCCGCGTGGGCGACACTGTCACCAGCCAGGTGCGCGGCGCGACGGAGGCGCTCGCCGGATACCGCGATCCCAACCCGATGGTCTTCTCGGGTATCTACCCGGTGGATGGCTCGGACTTCCCGGACCTGCGAGACGCGCTGGAACGCCTCCAGCTCAACGACGCGGCCCTGACCTTCGAGCCGGAGTCCTCGGCGGCCTTGGGCTTTGGGTTCCGCTGCGGCTTCCTGGGGCTGCTGCACCTGGAGATCATCCGAGAGCGACTGGAGCGCGAGTTCAACCTGGACCTGATCGCGACCGCCCCGAACGTCGTCTACCGCGTCGTGACGGAGGACGGCACCGAGGTACGCGTCGACAACCCCAGCGAGTTCCCCGAGGGAAAGATCGCTGAGGTGCGTGAACCGATCGTGAACGCGACGATCCTGACGCCCACGGAGTTCACGGGCACGATCATGGAGCTGTGCCAGGATCGACGCGGCTCGATGCAGGGCATGGACTACCTGAGCGAGGATCGCGTCGAGCTGCACTACCAGCTGCCCCTGGCCGAGATCGTCTTTGACTTCTTCGATCAGCTCAAGTCGCGCACGCGCGGCTACGCCTCCCTGGACTACCAGGAAAGCGGCGAGCAGAGCGCGGACCTGGTCAAGGTCGACATTCTGCTCAACGGCGACCGCGTGGACGCGTTCAGCGCGATCGTGCACCGCGACGGCGCCTACGCCTACGGTCAGCGCATGACCAAGCGCCTGAAGGAACTCATTCCTCGCCAGCAGTTCGAGATCCCGGTCCAGGCCGCGGTCGGCGCGCGCGTCATCGCCCGCGAGACCATCAAGGCGCTGCGTAAGGACATGCTCGCCAAGTGCTACGGCGGCGACATCAGCCGTAAGCGCAAGCTGCTGGAGAAACAGAAGGAAGGCAAGAAGCGTATGAAGTCGATCGGCCGCGTGGACGTGCCGCAGGAGGCGTTCATCGCCGCTCTGACGTCCGACGTGCCGACGGGCAAGAAGTGATCGTGGATCAGATGAACGAGGCCGTGGAGGGACACGCTCCCGTCGGCCAGTGCGCGGCTCGTCCGGGCGAGGCCCCCGAGGGCACGGTTTTCATGAGCCGCACGAAGTCTTTCACGCGCCGAACGCGCGAGCTGCCCGCGAATCTGGCTCGCACGTGGGAGGCGCACGCCCACCGTTACGTGGTCGAGCCGCGTCGCGGCGTCGGCTACACGACGGTCGCGCAGGATTTCACGCTGGATCTGGCCGAGCTCTTCGGGCGCCGTGTCCCCGTCACCCTCGAGATCGGGTCGGGCACGGGTGAGCAGATCGTCGCGGCGGCCTCGGCGCACCCCGAGCGCAACTTCCTGGCCCTCGAGGTGTGGGTTCCGGGCATCGCGAAGCTGATCTCCAAGGCCGTCGAGGCCGACGTGGACAATATTCGCGTCATCGAGGCGGACGCTGCACAGGCGCTGCCCATTATGCTCGGGGAGGCATGTCTCGACGAGGTGTGGACCTTCTTCCCGGATCCGTGGCGCAAGGCCCGCCATCGCAAGCGCCGCCTCGTCTCGGACGCGTTTGCTCTCGAGGTTGCGCGCCTCCTGCGCGATGGGGGCGTCTGGCGCCTGGCGACGGACTGGGATGACTACGCCTGGCAGATGCGCGACGTCGTGGAGGCGTGTGAGCTTTTCGAGAACCCGCACGCGGGGGAGCGCCCGGACCCGGCGGATCCCCAGCCCGCGCGTGGCGGCTTCGCCCCGCGCTACGACGGGCGCGTCGTCACCCACTTCGAGACGCGCGGTATTGACGCGGGTCGCCATGCCCACGA encodes:
- the trmB gene encoding tRNA (guanosine(46)-N7)-methyltransferase TrmB, coding for MNEAVEGHAPVGQCAARPGEAPEGTVFMSRTKSFTRRTRELPANLARTWEAHAHRYVVEPRRGVGYTTVAQDFTLDLAELFGRRVPVTLEIGSGTGEQIVAAASAHPERNFLALEVWVPGIAKLISKAVEADVDNIRVIEADAAQALPIMLGEACLDEVWTFFPDPWRKARHRKRRLVSDAFALEVARLLRDGGVWRLATDWDDYAWQMRDVVEACELFENPHAGERPDPADPQPARGGFAPRYDGRVVTHFETRGIDAGRHAHDIVGVRRPRG
- the lepA gene encoding translation elongation factor 4; protein product: MPIPTPAQQAQIRPSHTPQAQIRNFCIIAHIDHGKSTLADRMLQLTGVVEAREMRDQYLDRMDIERERGITIKSQAVRMPWAYGDVPYALNMIDTPGHVDFTYEVSRSLAACEGAVLLIDAAQGIEAQTLANLYLALENDLAIIPVLNKIDLPGAQPEKYAHEVAQLIGCDEDEVLKVSGKTGEGVEELLDRIVEVVPAPEGAPDAPTRAMIFDSVYDTYRGVVTYVRVVDGVLSTRQRVRMMSTGATHELLELGVISPEPKPEEGIGAGEVGYLITGVKDVRQSRVGDTVTSQVRGATEALAGYRDPNPMVFSGIYPVDGSDFPDLRDALERLQLNDAALTFEPESSAALGFGFRCGFLGLLHLEIIRERLEREFNLDLIATAPNVVYRVVTEDGTEVRVDNPSEFPEGKIAEVREPIVNATILTPTEFTGTIMELCQDRRGSMQGMDYLSEDRVELHYQLPLAEIVFDFFDQLKSRTRGYASLDYQESGEQSADLVKVDILLNGDRVDAFSAIVHRDGAYAYGQRMTKRLKELIPRQQFEIPVQAAVGARVIARETIKALRKDMLAKCYGGDISRKRKLLEKQKEGKKRMKSIGRVDVPQEAFIAALTSDVPTGKK